In one Aeromicrobium wangtongii genomic region, the following are encoded:
- a CDS encoding enoyl-CoA hydratase/isomerase family protein, which translates to MSEFVRLEVKDGVGTIWLERPKMNALNAQMQGELGEIAREADARDDIAAVVVYGGERVFAAGADVKEMATLTYAEMVSRAHGIQAFTRELAAIGKPTISAITGFALGGGCEVALATDVRFAADNAKLGQPEILLGIIPGAGGTQRLSRLIGPAKAKDIIFTGRFVNAEEALAIGLVDQLHPADEVYAKAVEWASQFVGGPALALRAAKGAVDRGLEVDLQTGLEIERAEFTGLFATDDRTAGMTSFVENGPGKATFTGS; encoded by the coding sequence ATGAGTGAATTCGTCCGGCTCGAGGTCAAGGACGGCGTGGGCACGATCTGGCTCGAGCGTCCCAAGATGAACGCCCTCAACGCGCAGATGCAGGGCGAGCTCGGTGAGATCGCCCGTGAGGCCGATGCGCGTGACGACATCGCGGCCGTGGTCGTCTACGGCGGCGAGCGGGTGTTCGCAGCCGGCGCGGACGTCAAGGAGATGGCGACGCTGACGTACGCCGAGATGGTGTCGCGTGCCCACGGCATCCAGGCGTTCACGCGTGAGCTCGCGGCGATCGGCAAGCCCACGATCTCGGCCATCACCGGCTTCGCGCTGGGCGGTGGCTGCGAGGTCGCCCTGGCCACGGATGTGCGCTTCGCTGCCGACAACGCCAAGCTCGGCCAGCCGGAGATCCTGCTCGGCATCATCCCCGGGGCCGGCGGGACGCAGCGCCTGTCGCGGCTCATCGGCCCGGCCAAGGCCAAGGACATCATCTTCACCGGACGTTTCGTGAACGCCGAGGAGGCGCTCGCGATCGGCCTGGTCGACCAGCTGCACCCCGCCGACGAGGTCTACGCCAAGGCCGTCGAGTGGGCCTCGCAGTTCGTGGGCGGACCGGCGCTCGCATTGCGGGCCGCCAAGGGTGCCGTCGACCGCGGCCTCGAGGTCGACCTGCAGACGGGCCTGGAGATCGAGCGGGCCGAGTTCACGGGCCTGTTCGCGACCGACGACCGGACCGCCGGCATGACCTCATTCGTGGAGAACGGCCCGGGCAAGGCGACCTTCACCGGCTCCTGA
- a CDS encoding MFS transporter — MTIRTRFWFLAALRWLPTGLVVPVVALLPLERGLSVAEMGAAFALQGVVVLCLELPTGALTDVLGRRPVFVASAVAAVGSYTAFALAHSVGAYMAAAGLAGLYRALDSGPLNAWFVDSVHDDETITDRTATVAKGLSGHASVVGASIATGAVLSGLLVAWAPLDGVESLALPYWIAAGLAVVQVVAALLLMDESRADRPASLRHAIGQSPRMIGDGVRLLRSSRVLRALVAVELFWGFGIIAFETLTPVRLGELLGDRDEAASIMGPVTAAAWAFSALGVAAVPLLLRRWSMVQVSVALRLLQGSTVVCMGLAMGPVGLIGGLIATYALHSASAAVFETLLHEQVDNTHRATVLSLASMLLHPGASLGGVTLGAIATSASTGSAMIVGGVVLAAAAPLFLVKARHGSRAAGRDAPPMLGRDDGAPAVRDGVEAIDE, encoded by the coding sequence ATGACGATCCGGACGCGCTTCTGGTTCCTCGCCGCCCTGCGATGGCTGCCGACCGGCCTCGTCGTGCCCGTCGTGGCGCTGCTCCCGCTGGAGCGCGGGCTGTCCGTGGCCGAGATGGGTGCGGCGTTCGCGCTGCAGGGGGTGGTCGTCCTGTGCCTCGAGCTGCCGACCGGTGCTCTGACGGATGTCCTCGGACGCCGGCCGGTCTTCGTGGCGTCCGCGGTGGCCGCAGTCGGGTCGTACACCGCCTTCGCCCTGGCGCACAGCGTCGGCGCGTACATGGCGGCGGCCGGCCTGGCGGGGCTCTACCGCGCGCTCGACAGTGGTCCGCTGAACGCCTGGTTCGTCGACTCCGTGCACGACGACGAGACGATCACCGACCGGACCGCGACGGTCGCCAAGGGGCTGTCGGGGCATGCCAGCGTGGTCGGGGCCTCGATCGCCACGGGAGCCGTGCTGTCCGGGCTCCTGGTCGCGTGGGCGCCGCTGGACGGCGTCGAGTCGTTGGCGTTGCCGTACTGGATCGCGGCTGGTCTCGCGGTGGTGCAGGTCGTGGCCGCGCTCCTGTTGATGGACGAGAGCCGGGCCGACCGTCCGGCGAGCCTGCGACACGCGATCGGGCAGTCGCCGCGCATGATCGGGGACGGGGTCCGTCTGCTCAGGTCATCGCGCGTGCTGCGGGCGCTCGTGGCCGTGGAGCTGTTCTGGGGATTCGGGATCATCGCGTTCGAGACGCTGACCCCCGTTCGTCTGGGAGAGCTGCTCGGCGACCGCGACGAGGCCGCCTCGATCATGGGTCCGGTCACCGCAGCGGCGTGGGCCTTCTCGGCGCTGGGCGTGGCGGCGGTCCCTCTGCTGCTGAGGCGGTGGAGCATGGTGCAGGTGTCAGTGGCCCTGCGCCTCCTGCAGGGGTCGACGGTCGTCTGCATGGGGCTCGCGATGGGGCCGGTCGGGCTCATCGGCGGGCTGATCGCGACGTATGCGCTGCACTCGGCGTCAGCCGCGGTATTCGAGACGCTGCTGCACGAGCAGGTCGACAACACGCACCGGGCCACCGTGCTGTCGCTCGCGTCGATGCTGCTGCACCCGGGTGCCTCGCTCGGCGGGGTGACGCTCGGTGCGATCGCGACGTCCGCCTCGACGGGCTCGGCCATGATCGTGGGAGGCGTCGTGCTGGCCGCAGCCGCGCCACTGTTTCTCGTCAAGGCTCGACACGGGTCCCGCGCCGCAGGACGTGACGCACCTCCTATGCTCGGTCGCGACGACGGCGCGCCAGCCGTCCGCGACGGTGTGGAGGCAATCGATGAGTGA
- a CDS encoding ArsR/SmtB family transcription factor has protein sequence MAITRKTVEDLETLKAVSHPLRMALLGLLRIEGPATASELARALGESSGSTSYHLRQLERFGFVGDAPEQPSGRERRWQALHDATVLPSALADLDGGREYLDAVRRRQEQHLCDGLEAWTEPMPGIGHSDYDLRLDPDELQQMLDDVHAVIEGYAHRGGAVHVALHVLTLPQTA, from the coding sequence ATGGCGATCACCCGCAAGACCGTCGAGGACCTGGAGACGCTCAAGGCCGTCTCTCACCCGCTGCGCATGGCGCTGCTGGGGCTCCTGCGCATCGAGGGCCCGGCGACGGCGTCGGAGCTCGCCCGGGCGCTGGGGGAGTCGAGCGGCTCGACGTCGTACCACCTGAGACAGCTGGAGCGTTTCGGCTTCGTCGGGGACGCTCCCGAACAGCCGTCCGGCCGGGAGCGTCGGTGGCAGGCCCTGCACGACGCGACCGTCCTTCCGTCCGCCCTCGCCGACCTCGACGGCGGCCGGGAGTATCTCGACGCCGTGCGCCGCCGGCAGGAGCAGCACCTGTGTGACGGTCTCGAGGCATGGACCGAGCCCATGCCCGGCATCGGGCACAGCGACTACGACCTGCGGCTCGACCCGGACGAGCTGCAGCAGATGCTCGACGACGTGCACGCGGTGATCGAGGGATATGCGCACCGCGGCGGAGCCGTGCACGTCGCCCTGCACGTCCTGACGCTGCCGCAGACGGCATGA
- a CDS encoding NUDIX domain-containing protein, with product MTVTLRDGDLVLEPTSGSAEFTGFAIVLDGERVGTVALRTESSDICSIRWNSRIEQPFLVARALRLALQHAFVAMAVGRVEVRLPVGSTRDIRAASMGGLRREGIIRLPGERPDQLLMARLVDDPPSDTSAGFTAILNAGLPTKRVIGQGLVRDERGRVLLCELTYKREWDLPGGVIEVGEAPSVGLVRELEEELGITVEVHDLITVNWLPAWRGWDDACIFLFDLGVVNSSITQDMSLQPSEIKAVHWCEPDEVRDRATAAAIELLAAIETGHVPTYREAPKAAE from the coding sequence ATGACGGTGACACTGCGCGACGGCGACCTCGTCCTGGAGCCCACCTCCGGTTCCGCGGAGTTCACCGGTTTCGCGATCGTGCTGGACGGCGAGCGCGTCGGCACGGTCGCCCTGCGCACCGAGTCGTCGGACATCTGCTCGATCCGCTGGAACTCGCGGATCGAGCAGCCCTTCCTCGTGGCCCGCGCGCTGCGCCTGGCCCTCCAGCACGCCTTCGTGGCGATGGCCGTCGGACGGGTCGAGGTGCGCCTGCCGGTCGGCTCGACGCGCGACATCCGCGCCGCCTCGATGGGTGGCCTGCGCCGTGAGGGCATCATCCGCCTGCCGGGCGAACGTCCCGACCAGCTGCTGATGGCACGACTCGTGGACGATCCCCCGTCCGACACCAGCGCCGGGTTCACCGCGATCCTCAACGCCGGCCTGCCGACCAAGCGGGTCATCGGGCAGGGACTGGTGCGCGACGAGCGGGGCCGGGTGCTGCTGTGCGAGCTGACCTACAAGCGTGAGTGGGATCTTCCCGGGGGCGTCATCGAGGTGGGCGAGGCGCCGTCGGTCGGCCTGGTGCGCGAGCTGGAGGAGGAGCTCGGCATCACGGTCGAGGTGCACGACCTGATCACCGTCAACTGGCTGCCCGCGTGGCGCGGCTGGGACGACGCCTGCATCTTCTTGTTCGACCTCGGCGTCGTCAACAGCTCGATCACCCAGGACATGTCGTTGCAGCCCAGCGAGATCAAGGCCGTGCACTGGTGCGAGCCGGACGAGGTCCGCGACCGGGCGACCGCCGCGGCGATCGAGCTGCTCGCGGCCATCGAGACCGGTCACGTGCCCACCTATCGCGAGGCCCCCAAGGCCGCCGAGTAG
- a CDS encoding tetratricopeptide repeat protein, with amino-acid sequence MNFSRPGAIDLSALKQSAARPAPAATGGAGSYVVDIDERSFQTAALEASMSYVVVLGLWSARAPQSADFNDTLGAVVNSYGGQIVLARVDVDANPQIAQALGVQGVPYVAGLVKGQPVPLFQGTVEETEMRRFFDELVKIAAENGVTGRAQPVGGAPAEDQEAEEPEDPRFAAAEEAFMASDFDTAVAEYEKLRVQYPADVEVAERLARVKWLSRTKGADLQAARAAAAADPDDLQAQMLVADLDISGGHVEDAFARLLDLVRRTSGDERETVRERLLELFTVVGIADPVVMTARRSLATALF; translated from the coding sequence ATGAACTTCTCGCGCCCCGGAGCCATCGATCTGTCCGCGCTCAAGCAGTCCGCCGCGCGCCCGGCGCCCGCTGCGACAGGGGGAGCGGGCTCGTACGTCGTCGACATCGACGAGAGGTCGTTCCAGACCGCCGCGCTCGAGGCGTCGATGTCGTACGTCGTGGTGCTCGGCCTGTGGTCGGCCCGGGCGCCGCAGAGCGCTGACTTCAACGACACCCTCGGAGCCGTCGTCAACAGCTACGGCGGGCAGATCGTGCTGGCCCGGGTCGATGTGGACGCGAACCCGCAGATCGCCCAGGCGTTGGGCGTGCAGGGCGTCCCGTACGTCGCCGGACTGGTCAAGGGCCAGCCGGTGCCGCTGTTCCAGGGCACCGTCGAGGAGACCGAGATGCGCCGGTTCTTCGACGAGCTGGTCAAGATCGCCGCCGAGAACGGGGTGACCGGCCGGGCGCAACCGGTCGGCGGCGCGCCCGCAGAGGACCAGGAGGCCGAGGAGCCCGAGGACCCGCGCTTCGCCGCCGCCGAGGAGGCCTTCATGGCCAGCGACTTCGACACCGCGGTCGCGGAGTACGAGAAGCTGCGCGTGCAGTACCCGGCCGATGTCGAGGTCGCCGAGCGGTTGGCCCGGGTCAAGTGGCTCTCGCGCACCAAGGGCGCCGATCTGCAGGCGGCACGCGCGGCGGCCGCCGCCGACCCGGATGATCTGCAGGCGCAGATGCTGGTGGCCGACCTGGACATCAGCGGTGGCCACGTCGAGGATGCCTTCGCCCGGCTGCTGGATCTCGTGCGCCGGACATCGGGCGATGAGCGCGAGACCGTCCGCGAACGTCTGCTCGAGCTGTTCACCGTCGTGGGCATCGCCGACCCGGTGGTCATGACAGCCCGTCGCTCACTGGCGACCGCCCTGTTCTGA
- a CDS encoding PH domain-containing protein gives MIRALLDRLPDQDVDRHLLSDEGEMVIDLVRHHWIVYWRAVAEVIAAVLLLVLAVIGPISLGWLFIVLFLGLVLHAVYLTAREQRDVFVITNMRVFRMSGVFSVRIATMPITRILDITVEKPLLGRLIGFGHFIFESAAQAQGLRHIRFIGDPDGRDLTIQRVIQRSGLRGKTMEQRLMDGN, from the coding sequence ATGATCCGGGCGCTGCTGGATCGTCTGCCCGACCAGGACGTCGACCGACACCTGCTCTCCGACGAGGGAGAGATGGTGATCGATCTCGTGCGCCATCACTGGATCGTGTACTGGCGCGCCGTCGCGGAGGTGATCGCGGCGGTGCTGCTGCTCGTGCTGGCCGTGATCGGACCCATCTCGCTGGGCTGGCTCTTCATCGTGCTGTTCCTCGGACTGGTGCTGCACGCCGTGTACCTGACCGCCCGTGAGCAGCGCGACGTCTTCGTCATCACCAACATGCGGGTCTTCCGCATGAGCGGGGTCTTCTCGGTGCGCATCGCGACGATGCCCATCACCCGGATCCTGGACATCACCGTCGAGAAGCCGCTGCTGGGCCGGCTGATCGGGTTCGGGCACTTCATCTTCGAGTCCGCCGCCCAGGCGCAGGGACTGCGGCACATCCGTTTCATCGGCGACCCCGATGGGCGTGACCTCACGATCCAGCGCGTCATCCAGCGCTCGGGCCTGCGCGGCAAGACCATGGAACAACGGCTGATGGACGGCAACTGA
- the meaB gene encoding methylmalonyl Co-A mutase-associated GTPase MeaB, giving the protein MTKNSRAIPVAELVQQARAGQPRAVARLISLVEDRSPSLREVSAALAPLTGRAHIVGITGSPGVGKSTSTSALVAALRAQGRRVGVLAVDPTSPFSGGALLGDRVRMQDHALDDGVFIRSMASRGHLGGLSATAPQALRVLDAAGCDVVLVETVGVGQSEVEIAGLADTTLVLLAPGMGDGIQAAKAGILEIGDVFVVNKADRDGAQSTRRELRSVIGMTDRPDGAWKPPILLTTATSGAGVDEVVEAIEEHRRHLDESGELTRRRLARVRREIEALALTEVRSRFAHLSGDARLDTLAAEVLDGRTDPFAAADTLVETL; this is encoded by the coding sequence GTGACGAAGAACAGTCGCGCCATTCCCGTGGCCGAGCTCGTGCAGCAAGCACGTGCCGGGCAACCACGGGCGGTGGCGCGACTGATCTCGTTGGTGGAGGACCGGTCGCCGTCCCTGCGGGAGGTCAGCGCGGCGCTGGCGCCCCTGACCGGCAGGGCCCACATCGTGGGCATCACCGGTTCGCCGGGGGTCGGCAAGTCGACGTCGACCTCCGCCCTGGTGGCCGCGCTGCGTGCCCAGGGCCGCCGCGTCGGGGTGCTCGCGGTCGACCCGACCTCGCCGTTCTCCGGCGGGGCGCTGCTCGGTGACCGCGTGCGCATGCAGGACCACGCGCTCGACGACGGCGTCTTCATCCGGTCGATGGCCAGCCGTGGGCACCTCGGCGGGCTGTCGGCCACGGCTCCCCAGGCCCTGCGGGTGCTCGACGCGGCCGGTTGCGATGTCGTGCTGGTCGAGACGGTCGGCGTCGGGCAGTCCGAGGTGGAGATCGCCGGGCTCGCCGACACGACCCTGGTGCTGCTGGCGCCCGGCATGGGCGACGGCATCCAGGCGGCGAAGGCCGGGATCCTGGAGATCGGTGACGTCTTCGTGGTCAACAAGGCGGACCGGGACGGTGCCCAGTCGACCCGCCGCGAGCTGCGGTCGGTCATCGGCATGACGGACCGCCCGGACGGCGCCTGGAAACCGCCGATCCTGCTGACCACCGCGACGTCCGGTGCCGGGGTCGACGAGGTCGTCGAGGCGATCGAGGAACACCGCCGGCACCTGGACGAGTCGGGGGAGCTGACCCGTCGCCGGCTCGCCCGCGTCCGACGTGAGATCGAGGCGCTCGCGCTCACCGAGGTGCGGTCGCGGTTCGCCCACCTGTCCGGCGACGCCCGCCTCGACACGCTGGCGGCCGAGGTGCTGGACGGGCGGACCGACCCGTTCGCGGCCGCCGACACGCTCGTCGAGACGCTCTGA
- a CDS encoding acetyl-CoA C-acetyltransferase codes for MTQSVIVAGARTPIGRLLGGLKTLSGSDLGGLAIKGALEKAGITGDQVDYVIMGQVLTAGAGQMPARQAAFKGGIPLDVPSVSINKVCLSGINAIALADQLIRAGEYDVVVAGGQESMTQAPHLLLGSREGTKYGDTKLTDHMAFDGLWDAMTDQAMGGLTEQINKDVQSFSREEQDAFSARSHQLAATAQKNGVFDDEIVPVEIPTRKGDPIVVSADEGVRGDTTVESLGKLRPAFAKDGTITAGSASQISDGAAAVVVMSKAKAEELGLSWIAEIGAAGVVAGPDSSLQSQPANAIKQAVAKEGITPADLDLVEINEAFAAVGLASARELGISEDIVNVNGGAIALGHPIGASGARVVLHLALELARRGGGTGAAALCGGGGQGDALIIRVPKQ; via the coding sequence ATGACCCAGTCCGTCATCGTTGCCGGCGCACGCACCCCGATCGGCCGCCTGCTGGGCGGTCTCAAGACCCTCTCCGGCTCCGACCTGGGTGGTCTGGCCATCAAGGGAGCACTGGAGAAGGCCGGGATCACCGGCGACCAGGTCGACTACGTCATCATGGGTCAGGTCCTGACCGCAGGCGCCGGTCAGATGCCCGCGCGCCAGGCCGCGTTCAAGGGCGGCATCCCGCTGGACGTCCCGTCGGTCTCCATCAACAAGGTGTGCCTGTCGGGCATCAACGCGATCGCGCTGGCCGACCAGCTGATCCGCGCCGGTGAGTACGACGTCGTCGTCGCCGGTGGCCAGGAGTCGATGACCCAGGCGCCGCACCTGCTGCTCGGCTCCCGTGAGGGCACCAAGTACGGCGACACCAAGCTCACCGACCACATGGCCTTCGACGGCCTGTGGGACGCCATGACCGATCAGGCCATGGGCGGCCTGACCGAGCAGATCAACAAGGACGTCCAGAGCTTCAGCCGCGAGGAGCAGGACGCCTTCAGCGCCCGCTCGCACCAGCTGGCCGCGACGGCCCAGAAGAACGGCGTCTTCGACGACGAGATCGTCCCGGTCGAGATCCCCACCCGCAAGGGCGACCCGATCGTGGTGTCCGCCGACGAGGGCGTTCGCGGCGACACGACCGTCGAGTCGCTGGGCAAGCTGCGTCCGGCGTTCGCCAAGGACGGCACCATCACGGCCGGCTCGGCCAGCCAGATCTCCGACGGCGCCGCAGCGGTCGTCGTCATGAGCAAGGCCAAGGCCGAGGAGCTCGGACTGTCCTGGATCGCGGAGATCGGTGCCGCCGGTGTCGTGGCCGGACCCGACTCGAGCCTGCAGAGCCAGCCGGCCAACGCGATCAAGCAGGCCGTCGCCAAGGAGGGCATCACGCCCGCCGACCTGGACCTGGTCGAGATCAACGAGGCCTTCGCCGCCGTCGGCCTGGCCAGCGCCCGCGAGCTGGGCATCTCCGAGGACATCGTCAACGTCAACGGCGGCGCGATCGCCCTGGGCCACCCCATCGGCGCCAGCGGCGCCCGCGTCGTCCTGCACCTCGCCCTCGAGCTGGCCCGTCGTGGTGGCGGCACCGGTGCGGCGGCCCTGTGCGGCGGCGGTGGTCAGGGCGATGCGCTGATCATCCGCGTCCCCAAGCAGTAG
- the mce gene encoding methylmalonyl-CoA epimerase — protein sequence MTSPLVPDHLLLTIDHVGIAVPDLDDALEFYANTFGLHSVHEEVNEEQGVREAMLAVGDSDTRIQLLAPLSEESTIAKFIARNGQGIQQLAYRVADIEAVSAILRERGVRLLYDAPKRGTSDSRVNFVHPKDAGGVLVELVEPAAAPSAH from the coding sequence ATGACGTCCCCGTTGGTTCCTGACCACCTCCTGCTCACGATCGATCACGTCGGCATCGCCGTGCCCGATCTCGACGACGCCCTCGAGTTCTACGCCAACACCTTCGGCCTGCACTCGGTCCACGAGGAGGTCAACGAGGAGCAGGGCGTCCGCGAGGCGATGCTGGCCGTCGGCGACTCCGACACCCGCATCCAGCTGCTCGCTCCCCTGAGCGAGGAGTCGACGATCGCCAAGTTCATCGCCCGCAACGGCCAGGGCATCCAGCAGCTGGCCTACCGGGTCGCCGACATCGAGGCCGTCTCCGCGATCCTGCGCGAGCGCGGCGTCCGGCTGCTGTACGACGCGCCCAAGCGTGGGACGTCGGACTCGCGAGTCAACTTCGTGCATCCCAAGGATGCCGGCGGAGTCCTCGTGGAGCTGGTCGAGCCGGCCGCCGCACCGTCCGCACACTGA
- the ccrA gene encoding crotonyl-CoA carboxylase/reductase — MQQILDAILAGDTAPEDFASIPLPDSYKGITVHKDEVDMFEGMASRDKDPRKSLHLDDVPIPELAPGEALVAVMASAINYNTVWTSIFEPVSTFGFLERYGRLNEYSKRHDLPYHVVGSDLAGVVLRTGPGVNAWKPGAEVVAHCLSVELESPDGHDDTMMDPQQRIWGFETNFGGLAQLAIVKANQLMPKPDHLSWEEAASPGLVNSTAYRQLVSKNGAHMKQGDVVLIWGASGGLGSYATQMALNGGAIPVCIVSSPDKAEIVRSLGAEHVIDRSAEGYKFWKDEHNQDPKEWKRFGTKIRELTGGEDPDIVFEHPGRETFGASVYVARKGGTIITCASTSGYMHQYDNRYLWMNLKNIKSSHFANYREAYEANRLIDKGLIHPTVSRVYSLEETGQAALDVHHNLHQGKVGVLCLAPEEGMGVRNEEKRAKHVDAINRFRGV; from the coding sequence GTGCAGCAGATTCTCGATGCCATCCTCGCCGGCGACACCGCCCCCGAGGACTTCGCGTCCATCCCCCTTCCCGACTCCTACAAGGGCATCACCGTCCACAAGGACGAGGTCGACATGTTCGAGGGGATGGCCAGCCGCGACAAGGATCCGCGCAAGAGCCTGCACCTCGACGACGTGCCGATCCCCGAGCTCGCACCGGGTGAGGCCCTGGTCGCGGTCATGGCCAGCGCGATCAACTACAACACCGTGTGGACCTCGATCTTCGAGCCCGTCTCGACGTTCGGCTTCCTCGAGCGCTACGGCCGCCTGAACGAGTACTCCAAGCGGCACGACCTGCCGTACCACGTGGTCGGATCGGACCTGGCCGGCGTCGTCCTGCGCACGGGACCGGGCGTCAACGCCTGGAAGCCGGGCGCCGAGGTCGTCGCCCACTGCCTGTCGGTCGAGCTGGAGAGCCCCGACGGCCACGACGACACGATGATGGACCCGCAGCAGCGCATCTGGGGCTTCGAGACCAACTTCGGCGGCCTGGCCCAGCTGGCCATCGTCAAGGCCAACCAGCTGATGCCCAAGCCCGATCACCTCAGCTGGGAGGAGGCCGCCAGCCCCGGTCTGGTGAACTCCACGGCGTACCGCCAGCTGGTGTCCAAGAACGGCGCGCACATGAAGCAGGGCGATGTCGTCCTGATCTGGGGCGCCTCGGGCGGCCTGGGCTCCTATGCGACCCAGATGGCGCTCAACGGTGGAGCCATCCCGGTCTGCATCGTGTCCTCCCCCGACAAGGCCGAGATCGTGCGCTCCCTGGGTGCCGAGCACGTCATCGACCGCTCCGCCGAGGGCTACAAGTTCTGGAAGGACGAGCACAACCAGGACCCGAAGGAGTGGAAGCGCTTCGGCACCAAGATCCGTGAGCTCACCGGCGGCGAGGATCCCGACATCGTCTTCGAGCACCCGGGCCGTGAGACCTTCGGTGCCAGCGTCTACGTCGCGCGCAAGGGCGGCACGATCATCACCTGCGCGTCGACCTCGGGCTACATGCACCAGTACGACAACCGGTACCTGTGGATGAACCTGAAGAACATCAAGAGCTCGCACTTCGCGAACTACCGCGAGGCCTACGAGGCCAACCGCCTGATCGACAAGGGTCTGATCCACCCGACCGTGTCGCGCGTCTACTCCCTGGAGGAGACCGGGCAGGCCGCCCTGGACGTGCACCACAACCTGCACCAGGGCAAGGTCGGCGTGCTCTGCCTGGCCCCCGAAGAGGGCATGGGCGTGCGGAACGAGGAGAAGCGCGCCAAGCACGTCGACGCGATCAACCGCTTCCGCGGCGTCTGA
- a CDS encoding coiled-coil domain-containing protein: MSDQPGLSIFDSASSARPTSFPVARRGGYDSDAVDAWVRTQTAEFHRLSEALRISQSENEKLAETVQELTERVENIQTPSYAGLGHHAAQLLGLAEQEADDVRSRAAREAEELVRHAEEEAVIVRATAQHEAEELRGRAVVELEQKRKQLLEDAEAMRAQAAADTADLRAQAEREAAQLKLAAEQEAQNLHLTATREVEQARAAADREVTEARRVLAVEKERLAREATENHASAMEKTAKLVQDAETRASAAEERGRDVMAQAAKAREAAVAEAARLVEAAKVEAAQVVASSGAEAKKIRATATAEVDRQTRALRAEVEELQRRRDGIMAQMGQLRDIVASFAPEIRVENPTVAADDTAASVEDDEDTVEAADAGVTDVEPEADNDSTPEKRAPKAG; encoded by the coding sequence ATGTCCGACCAGCCCGGTTTGTCCATCTTCGACTCAGCCTCGAGCGCCCGCCCGACGTCATTCCCGGTGGCGCGCCGCGGCGGCTACGACAGCGATGCCGTCGATGCCTGGGTGCGCACCCAGACCGCGGAGTTCCACCGGCTGAGCGAGGCGCTGCGGATCAGCCAGAGCGAGAACGAGAAGCTCGCCGAGACCGTCCAGGAGCTCACCGAGCGGGTCGAGAACATCCAGACCCCCAGCTACGCGGGGCTCGGACACCACGCCGCGCAGCTCCTGGGACTGGCCGAGCAGGAGGCCGATGACGTCCGCAGCCGGGCGGCTCGCGAGGCCGAGGAGCTGGTCAGGCACGCCGAGGAGGAGGCCGTCATCGTGCGGGCCACCGCACAGCACGAGGCCGAGGAGCTGCGTGGACGTGCGGTCGTCGAGCTGGAGCAGAAGCGCAAGCAGCTGCTCGAGGACGCCGAGGCCATGCGCGCCCAGGCCGCCGCCGACACCGCCGACCTGCGCGCGCAGGCCGAGCGTGAGGCCGCCCAGCTCAAGCTCGCCGCCGAGCAGGAGGCCCAGAACCTGCACCTGACCGCGACCCGCGAGGTCGAGCAGGCCCGCGCCGCGGCCGACCGTGAGGTCACCGAGGCCCGCCGTGTGCTGGCCGTGGAGAAGGAGCGCCTGGCCCGCGAGGCGACCGAGAACCACGCCTCGGCCATGGAGAAGACCGCCAAGCTCGTGCAGGACGCCGAGACGCGTGCCAGTGCCGCCGAGGAGCGCGGCCGCGACGTCATGGCCCAGGCCGCCAAGGCGCGTGAGGCCGCGGTCGCCGAAGCCGCTCGTCTGGTGGAGGCCGCCAAGGTCGAAGCAGCACAGGTGGTCGCCAGCTCTGGTGCCGAGGCCAAGAAGATCCGCGCCACCGCGACCGCCGAGGTCGACCGCCAGACCCGCGCGCTGCGCGCCGAGGTCGAGGAGCTGCAGCGCCGCCGCGACGGCATCATGGCCCAGATGGGTCAGCTGCGCGACATCGTGGCCAGCTTCGCCCCCGAGATCAGGGTCGAGAACCCGACCGTCGCGGCCGACGACACCGCGGCATCGGTCGAGGACGACGAGGACACCGTCGAGGCGGCGGATGCCGGGGTCACGGACGTCGAGCCCGAGGCCGACAACGACAGCACGCCGGAGAAGCGCGCCCCGAAGGCTGGCTGA